Proteins found in one Desulfomonilia bacterium genomic segment:
- the pdxS gene encoding pyridoxal 5'-phosphate synthase lyase subunit PdxS — MDRNEQVLVNRGLAQMLKGGVIMDVTTPEQAKIAEDAGAVAVMALERVPADIRAQGGVARMSDPTIIKAIKQAVTIPVMAKARIGHIVEAQILEALEIDYIDESEVLTPADETNHIDKHAFRIPFVCGCRDLGEALRRIGEGAAMIRTKGEAGTGNIVEAVRHMRTVMQQVRRVINMPDDEIYAYAKEIGAPVCLVKGIKADGRLPVVNFAAGGIATPADAALMMVLGADGVFVGSGIFKSSNPSVMAKAIVEATAHYDDPKLIARVSENLGAAMKGLEIAAIPKEERLATRGW; from the coding sequence ATGGATAGAAATGAACAGGTTCTGGTGAACAGGGGCCTTGCCCAGATGCTCAAAGGCGGGGTCATAATGGATGTTACTACGCCTGAACAGGCTAAGATTGCAGAAGATGCGGGAGCGGTAGCCGTCATGGCTCTCGAGCGCGTTCCGGCCGACATACGCGCGCAGGGCGGTGTTGCCAGGATGAGCGACCCGACTATTATCAAGGCGATCAAGCAGGCCGTGACCATTCCCGTGATGGCAAAGGCAAGGATTGGACATATCGTCGAGGCACAGATCCTTGAGGCGCTTGAGATTGACTATATTGATGAAAGCGAAGTCCTGACTCCTGCGGACGAGACCAATCATATCGACAAACATGCATTCAGGATTCCGTTCGTATGCGGCTGCCGTGATCTTGGCGAGGCGTTAAGGCGCATAGGCGAGGGTGCGGCCATGATACGCACAAAGGGTGAGGCCGGTACAGGAAATATAGTTGAAGCGGTCCGCCATATGAGGACGGTCATGCAGCAGGTCAGGCGTGTCATAAATATGCCGGATGATGAAATCTATGCGTATGCCAAGGAAATTGGCGCACCGGTCTGTCTGGTAAAGGGCATAAAGGCCGACGGCAGGCTGCCGGTCGTGAATTTTGCCGCAGGCGGGATTGCGACGCCGGCCGATGCGGCGCTGATGATGGTACTCGGCGCTGACGGGGTGTTCGTAGGCTCCGGTATATTCAAATCATCAAACCCCTCTGTCATGGCCAAGGCGATAGTGGAAGCGACCGCGCATTATGATGACCCGAAACTGATTGCACGGGTCAGCGAAAATCTGGGGGCTGCAATGAAAGGCCTCGAGATTGCTGCGATTCCGAAAGAAGAGAGGCTGGCAACAAGAGGCTGGTAA
- the coaE gene encoding dephospho-CoA kinase (Dephospho-CoA kinase (CoaE) performs the final step in coenzyme A biosynthesis.): MAGQKEKEWKPSPVGLTGSIATGKSTVSKMLAGLGAVIIDADKIAFDAVLKGKPACLKIIEYFGECILQENGEIDRKALGDIIFNDPDKKQVLNSIVHPEVFSEMARQVSDAEKNPGAVIILDVPLLIESGMYRGMSDVILVYAPEDIQLERLMVRDNIDRAAAMAKIRSQMPVDEKKKYATIIIDNSLGVNETYAQAIKVFDMLKNRCAEVD; encoded by the coding sequence ATGGCCGGACAAAAAGAGAAAGAATGGAAACCTTCACCTGTCGGACTCACCGGAAGCATCGCTACGGGGAAATCGACTGTGTCAAAGATGCTTGCCGGACTCGGGGCGGTTATAATTGATGCGGATAAAATAGCCTTTGATGCGGTCCTTAAGGGAAAGCCGGCCTGCCTGAAGATAATCGAATATTTCGGTGAATGCATCCTTCAGGAAAACGGTGAAATCGACAGGAAGGCACTGGGTGACATCATCTTTAATGACCCGGATAAAAAGCAGGTGCTAAACAGTATTGTCCATCCAGAAGTATTCTCTGAAATGGCCAGGCAGGTTAGTGATGCTGAAAAGAATCCCGGCGCGGTCATCATTCTGGATGTTCCTCTATTGATTGAATCAGGCATGTACCGGGGCATGAGCGATGTCATACTCGTCTATGCCCCGGAAGATATCCAGCTTGAAAGGCTTATGGTTAGGGATAATATAGACAGGGCCGCAGCAATGGCGAAGATCCGTTCTCAGATGCCGGTCGATGAAAAGAAAAAATATGCCACGATCATCATAGACAACAGTCTGGGTGTGAATGAGACATATGCTCAGGCAATAAAAGTTTTTGACATGTTGAAAAACCGGTGTGCCGAGGTTGACTAG
- a CDS encoding FadR/GntR family transcriptional regulator, translating to MEPLVKMNLSESLAKIIIEQIKDGLLAPGSRLPTEKELMTRYSVGRSSVREAFQSLAIMGVLETHPGQGTFVRDVSRNIVVTPHIFSPLVGFETSTDFLEARLLIEPAIAGLAAKRHSQEEYDELSSLLDKCEKNIAANKSVTKLNGEFHVRIAHASHNIVFVRFIEAIIRMLIALGESLENDPEYLKWELASHRDVLSAIRSRKARNARLVMEKHIRQVSKFHSRLDPAEGRTRI from the coding sequence ATGGAACCGCTTGTCAAAATGAACCTCTCGGAATCGCTTGCAAAGATAATCATAGAACAGATCAAGGACGGGCTTCTGGCACCAGGCTCCAGGTTGCCTACGGAAAAGGAACTCATGACGAGATACAGCGTTGGCCGCTCTTCGGTAAGGGAGGCGTTCCAGTCGTTGGCCATAATGGGAGTGCTGGAGACACATCCCGGTCAGGGCACCTTTGTAAGGGATGTCTCCAGGAATATAGTAGTAACCCCTCATATCTTCTCACCTCTGGTCGGCTTCGAGACAAGTACAGATTTTCTGGAGGCCAGGCTCCTGATTGAGCCTGCCATAGCAGGACTTGCGGCAAAGAGACATTCTCAGGAAGAGTATGATGAGCTATCCTCACTGCTCGACAAATGCGAGAAAAACATCGCCGCAAACAAATCCGTGACAAAGCTGAACGGTGAGTTCCATGTGCGCATCGCCCATGCATCCCACAACATAGTCTTCGTGCGTTTCATAGAAGCCATAATCAGGATGCTTATTGCCCTCGGCGAGTCGCTAGAAAACGACCCGGAATATCTCAAATGGGAGCTCGCCTCTCACAGAGACGTGCTTTCGGCAATCCGTTCACGCAAGGCCAGAAATGCCAGGCTTGTCATGGAAAAACATATAAGACAGGTATCCAAATTCCATTCCCGGCTCGATCCTGCCGAAGGCAGGACCAGAATATAG
- a CDS encoding MBL fold metallo-hydrolase has translation MEITLSGHMTVLIDIGGVHFLTDPWFGPCNLFERILAPRLMPPFMGLDNIPPIDAMIVSHNHIDHFDSTAIDLARRTGCTVIGSTKAVRRAIKNGIDNTIALKHGDEINFKGVSIHAVYAAHPLASDAIGFAVRKSGTIYFSGDTRFSQEIIDHLSGFHVDIALVQAACARYPFAGKDGMDLTDLMLFAEKVRPSWTIPLHLDCIGKWLDPGRGIRIMKENKEEVSEALRDWTGVMESKSLGAKILEPGKPWQPVKDSNVR, from the coding sequence ATGGAAATAACACTTTCAGGGCATATGACGGTATTGATAGATATTGGAGGCGTGCACTTCCTTACCGATCCCTGGTTCGGGCCCTGCAATCTCTTTGAAAGGATTCTTGCGCCTCGTCTGATGCCTCCATTCATGGGACTGGATAACATTCCTCCGATCGACGCCATGATCGTATCACATAACCACATCGACCACTTCGATTCGACGGCCATAGATCTTGCCCGACGAACCGGATGTACGGTCATAGGCTCAACGAAAGCTGTACGGCGCGCTATAAAAAATGGCATAGACAATACCATAGCTTTGAAGCACGGAGATGAAATCAACTTCAAAGGCGTGTCCATACATGCCGTGTATGCCGCTCACCCTCTGGCATCCGATGCCATAGGTTTTGCCGTCAGGAAAAGCGGTACGATATACTTCAGTGGCGATACGAGGTTTTCGCAGGAAATCATTGACCACCTGAGTGGCTTTCACGTCGACATCGCCCTCGTACAGGCTGCCTGCGCACGCTATCCATTCGCAGGAAAGGATGGAATGGACCTGACCGACCTTATGCTCTTTGCAGAAAAGGTGAGACCTTCGTGGACCATCCCACTGCACCTGGACTGCATCGGAAAGTGGCTTGATCCGGGCCGCGGCATAAGGATCATGAAGGAAAATAAAGAAGAGGTCTCAGAGGCACTGAGAGACTGGACCGGGGTAATGGAATCGAAATCCCTGGGTGCGAAAATCCTCGAACCAGGAAAGCCATGGCAGCCAGTAAAGGATTCAAATGTCAGATAA
- a CDS encoding enolase C-terminal domain-like protein — translation MKITDLIVTPVGIPLEMTLLHAWGRHPGFGRVIIQVITDEGITGLGETTLTPSGRQMEEVLKASKAHILGEDPFSLERIRARLNNALYVRMFGPNLANAFSAIEFACLDIQGQAIGRPVCDLLGGRMRDHVPLSAYVFYQTPTDDDIPWEEADARIVEHCADLCENKGCKSIKFKGGVFRPDLEVETVRHLNERLPGIPVRLDPNSSWALTTAVKVAKSCQNLNMEYLEDPVWGIAAMAKLKRMAPFMPLASNMACFGWEDIGPAAMMDAVDVILADPHWYGGLHAVKALSRLCESFGLDLGMHSGTEFGVSMAAILQLGAALPSIHHAPDAHYHYLADDIIKGGPIPYENGGMKVPAGPGLGVTLDHDKLKQYNEIYEMFMSGGFKDRIKPEPLYLKSRW, via the coding sequence ATGAAAATAACCGATCTGATCGTTACACCCGTTGGAATCCCTCTTGAAATGACGCTCCTCCATGCATGGGGCAGACACCCGGGCTTCGGCCGCGTCATCATACAGGTCATTACTGACGAGGGAATAACCGGCCTGGGCGAGACCACGCTCACCCCCTCAGGCAGGCAGATGGAGGAGGTCCTCAAGGCGAGCAAGGCCCACATTCTGGGTGAAGACCCGTTCAGCCTTGAAAGGATAAGGGCCAGGCTCAACAATGCGCTATACGTACGCATGTTCGGACCGAACCTGGCTAACGCTTTTTCCGCCATTGAATTTGCCTGCCTTGACATACAGGGTCAGGCCATAGGAAGGCCTGTATGCGACCTTCTCGGGGGAAGGATGCGCGATCACGTCCCTCTTTCGGCATATGTTTTCTACCAGACGCCCACGGATGATGACATCCCGTGGGAGGAGGCCGATGCCCGCATTGTCGAACATTGTGCAGATCTCTGTGAGAACAAGGGCTGCAAATCGATCAAGTTCAAGGGAGGAGTTTTCAGGCCGGATCTCGAGGTTGAAACCGTCAGACATCTGAACGAGCGGCTGCCCGGTATACCCGTAAGGCTCGACCCAAACAGTTCATGGGCCCTCACTACGGCTGTAAAGGTTGCGAAGAGCTGCCAGAATCTTAATATGGAATATCTGGAAGACCCTGTCTGGGGAATAGCGGCAATGGCCAAACTCAAGCGTATGGCGCCTTTCATGCCTCTGGCTTCGAACATGGCCTGTTTCGGATGGGAAGATATAGGCCCGGCGGCCATGATGGACGCCGTCGATGTGATCCTCGCCGATCCCCACTGGTACGGAGGTCTGCATGCGGTGAAGGCGCTCTCGAGACTCTGCGAATCATTCGGCCTCGACCTTGGAATGCATTCAGGGACGGAGTTCGGCGTTTCCATGGCCGCCATCCTGCAGCTGGGTGCTGCCCTACCCAGCATCCACCATGCACCGGATGCACATTACCATTATCTCGCCGACGACATCATCAAGGGAGGCCCCATCCCCTACGAGAACGGCGGCATGAAAGTCCCGGCCGGGCCGGGGCTCGGCGTCACGCTGGATCACGACAAGCTGAAGCAGTACAATGAAATCTATGAGATG